A window from Campylobacter concisus encodes these proteins:
- the ccoS gene encoding cbb3-type cytochrome oxidase assembly protein CcoS, with amino-acid sequence MDSATLAMLVFISVLMGAFLLFGVLWGIKNKQFEDYRKFLDGANLDDEDALNEAYELELRKKEALKKRLEASSKDKASSR; translated from the coding sequence ATGGATAGCGCGACACTTGCGATGCTGGTTTTTATCTCGGTTTTGATGGGAGCATTTTTGCTTTTTGGCGTGCTTTGGGGGATAAAAAATAAACAATTTGAGGACTACCGAAAATTTTTAGACGGAGCAAATTTGGACGATGAAGATGCACTAAATGAAGCTTATGAGTTAGAGCTTCGCAAAAAAGAAGCTCTAAAAAAGAGGCTAGAGGCTAGCAGTAAAGATAAGGCTAGCTCTCGATAG
- a CDS encoding heavy metal translocating P-type ATPase yields the protein MPQSRCAHCRLKFDENVMISNESGLKFCCVGCKGVYEILNENGLSEFYERLGKNTLTPASNGLNIKNLAANFSELVTKEGDFSQISFLIDGITCSACIWLLEKALFSLPGVLEVNINSLNQKAVIVFDEQELLVEQIIEKIYAVGYVPKPYATSQKEDELAKKRRKFYTKALVGIFATMNIMWLAIAQYSGYFSGIRGDIKDILSFAQFVLATPVLFYTGSEFFKGAKIAIKNASPNMDLLVITGASITYIYSIYMMFTRSGESYFDSVAMIITFVFIGKFLEILGKKKALETSNFLNDMLLAKVCILEDGKDVLKEPRDVNLGEKIVLRSGERALLDGVVLSGEASVDSSSLTGESLPVTLGVGQEVKSGVICQNGQIIYEAKEIFKNSYLNQLINLLQTAELKKPNIELVVNKIASKFSLSVLTLAFFTFWFWYFKFGFSEAIVTAVSVIVIACPCALALATPVSSVCALGVAFKNRVLFKEAKFFESLAKCDVAVFDKTGTLTKAEFEVSDFFIKESISLDEIYSLALISSHQISVVVAKFLKQKGARKIELKNTNLSVAKGVEAEISGKKFYAGSKRFLVENGISFDEAEENVSFFVGLNGELVAKFYLKDSVKPEAKALIDELKSAGMKVCILSGDVQKVVKNVADELGVSEFRAEMLPETKAKFISELKDQGKKVLMAGDGINDAAALSLAHVAICMGSGAAISLERSDVVLLDDSLKSLAKAIKISKFTYKTIKQNLLFCLLYNVLALPFAVCGYVIPLFAALFMSLSSLSVILNSLYIVRKFKEK from the coding sequence ATGCCACAAAGTAGATGTGCTCATTGTAGATTAAAATTTGATGAAAACGTGATGATCTCAAATGAAAGTGGACTGAAATTTTGCTGTGTTGGTTGCAAAGGCGTTTATGAAATTTTAAATGAAAATGGGCTTAGTGAGTTTTATGAGCGTCTTGGTAAAAATACACTTACACCGGCGAGCAACGGTTTAAATATCAAAAATTTAGCGGCAAATTTTAGCGAGCTTGTGACAAAAGAGGGCGACTTTAGTCAAATTTCATTTTTAATCGATGGTATCACTTGCTCAGCTTGCATCTGGCTACTTGAAAAGGCGCTTTTTAGCTTACCGGGCGTCTTGGAGGTAAATATCAACTCGCTTAATCAAAAAGCGGTCATTGTTTTTGATGAGCAAGAGCTTTTGGTAGAGCAAATAATTGAAAAAATTTATGCCGTTGGTTACGTCCCAAAGCCATATGCTACGAGTCAAAAAGAGGACGAGCTAGCTAAGAAAAGAAGAAAATTTTACACAAAAGCGCTAGTTGGTATCTTTGCTACGATGAACATTATGTGGCTAGCCATCGCTCAATATAGCGGGTACTTTAGTGGCATAAGAGGCGATATAAAAGATATTTTAAGCTTTGCGCAGTTTGTATTAGCAACGCCTGTACTTTTTTATACTGGTAGCGAGTTTTTCAAAGGGGCAAAGATAGCCATAAAAAACGCTTCGCCAAATATGGATCTGCTTGTTATCACCGGAGCTAGCATTACCTATATTTATTCGATTTATATGATGTTTACAAGAAGCGGTGAGAGCTATTTTGACTCAGTTGCGATGATCATCACCTTTGTTTTTATCGGTAAATTTTTAGAAATTTTGGGTAAGAAAAAGGCGCTTGAGACTTCAAATTTCTTAAATGATATGCTGCTTGCAAAGGTATGTATTTTAGAGGATGGCAAGGATGTTTTAAAAGAGCCAAGAGATGTAAATTTGGGCGAAAAGATCGTGCTTAGATCTGGTGAGAGGGCGCTACTTGATGGAGTGGTGCTTAGTGGTGAGGCAAGCGTGGATAGCTCAAGTCTAACGGGAGAGAGCCTGCCTGTGACCTTGGGAGTGGGGCAAGAGGTAAAAAGTGGCGTCATTTGCCAAAATGGACAAATCATCTATGAAGCAAAGGAAATTTTTAAAAATTCTTATCTAAATCAGCTTATAAATTTGCTCCAAACTGCAGAGCTAAAAAAGCCAAATATCGAGCTAGTAGTCAATAAAATCGCTTCTAAATTTTCTCTTAGCGTGCTAACTTTAGCATTTTTTACATTTTGGTTTTGGTACTTTAAATTTGGCTTTTCAGAAGCCATTGTCACAGCTGTTAGCGTCATCGTGATCGCTTGCCCTTGTGCGCTTGCGCTTGCCACGCCAGTTAGTAGTGTTTGCGCTCTTGGTGTGGCTTTTAAAAATAGAGTTCTTTTTAAAGAGGCTAAATTTTTTGAAAGCCTTGCAAAGTGCGATGTAGCAGTATTTGACAAGACTGGCACGCTCACAAAGGCGGAATTTGAAGTTAGTGATTTTTTCATAAAAGAAAGCATAAGCTTAGATGAAATTTATTCGCTAGCTCTTATATCAAGTCATCAAATAAGCGTGGTAGTGGCTAAATTTCTAAAGCAAAAAGGTGCAAGAAAAATAGAGCTTAAAAATACAAATTTAAGCGTGGCAAAGGGTGTTGAGGCTGAAATTTCAGGTAAGAAATTTTATGCAGGAAGCAAGCGATTTTTAGTTGAAAATGGTATTAGCTTTGATGAAGCTGAAGAAAATGTGAGCTTTTTTGTGGGGCTTAATGGTGAGTTAGTGGCGAAATTTTACCTAAAAGATAGTGTAAAGCCCGAGGCAAAGGCCTTGATAGACGAGCTAAAGAGCGCTGGTATGAAAGTGTGTATCTTAAGTGGCGATGTGCAAAAAGTGGTAAAAAACGTGGCAGATGAGCTTGGCGTGAGTGAGTTTAGAGCAGAGATGTTACCTGAAACGAAAGCTAAATTTATAAGCGAACTAAAAGATCAGGGCAAAAAGGTTCTAATGGCAGGAGATGGCATAAATGACGCAGCAGCGCTTAGCCTTGCTCATGTTGCCATTTGTATGGGAAGCGGGGCGGCAATAAGCTTAGAAAGAAGCGATGTAGTGCTACTTGATGATAGTTTAAAAAGTCTAGCGAAGGCCATAAAAATCTCGAAATTTACTTACAAAACGATAAAGCAAAATTTGCTCTTTTGCCTTCTTTATAATGTTCTTGCTCTGCCATTTGCCGTATGTGGCTACGTCATTCCGCTATTTGCTGCGCTTTTTATGTCGCTTAGCTCGCTAAGTGTTATCTTAAACTCGCTTTATATTGTTAGAAAATTTAAGGAAAAATAA
- the rho gene encoding transcription termination factor Rho, with protein MENNQTEQSASQNTKTTKKHQVSRTHIPVDGHKIEELRTLSLDELVQIANSVGVENPREFRRQDLIFEILKTQTKQGGFILFTGILEITNEGYGFLRAVDANLSDSSNDAYVSNSQIRKFALRVGDIITGQVREPKDQEKYYALLKIEAVNYMPLADAKERPLFDNLTPLFPTEKLNLEYDPMKLTGRVLDLFTPIGKGQRGLIVAPPRSGKTELMKELAHGIAKNHPEAQLMVLLVDERPEEVTDMQRCVKGEVFSSTFDLPALNHVRVAELVIEKAKRLVEMGKDVIILLDSITRLARAYNTVTPPSGKVLTGGVDANALHKPKRFFGAARNIEHGGSLTIIATALIDTGSRMDEVIFEEFKGTGNSEIVLDRNISDRRIYPAINVLKSGTRKEELLQKPDELQKIWAIRSAIATMDDIEALKFLYAKMLKTKDNKELLSILNE; from the coding sequence ATGGAAAATAACCAAACCGAGCAAAGTGCTTCTCAAAACACAAAAACTACAAAAAAACATCAAGTATCAAGAACACACATACCAGTAGATGGACACAAGATCGAAGAGCTAAGAACGCTTAGCTTAGATGAGCTAGTACAGATCGCAAATAGCGTTGGTGTCGAAAATCCACGCGAATTTCGTAGGCAGGATTTGATATTTGAGATACTAAAAACCCAGACAAAACAAGGCGGCTTTATACTATTTACTGGAATTTTAGAAATCACAAACGAGGGCTATGGCTTTTTAAGGGCTGTTGATGCAAATTTAAGCGATAGCTCAAACGACGCCTACGTTTCAAACTCTCAAATCCGCAAATTTGCACTTCGTGTAGGCGACATCATCACCGGCCAAGTAAGAGAGCCAAAAGATCAGGAAAAATACTACGCCCTTTTAAAGATAGAAGCAGTAAACTACATGCCTCTAGCAGACGCAAAAGAGAGGCCACTTTTTGACAACCTAACTCCACTTTTTCCAACTGAAAAGCTAAATTTAGAGTATGATCCGATGAAGTTAACGGGCCGTGTACTTGATCTTTTCACGCCTATTGGCAAGGGTCAACGTGGTCTCATCGTCGCACCTCCAAGAAGCGGTAAAACCGAGCTTATGAAAGAGCTAGCTCACGGCATCGCTAAAAATCACCCAGAAGCCCAGCTAATGGTGCTTTTGGTCGATGAGAGACCAGAAGAAGTTACTGATATGCAGCGCTGCGTAAAAGGCGAGGTATTTAGCTCAACATTTGACCTGCCAGCGCTTAACCACGTCCGCGTAGCAGAGCTAGTCATCGAAAAAGCAAAACGTCTAGTTGAGATGGGCAAAGATGTCATTATATTGCTTGATAGCATAACCCGTCTAGCACGAGCCTACAACACAGTGACCCCACCAAGTGGCAAGGTACTAACAGGCGGCGTGGACGCTAACGCGCTTCACAAGCCAAAACGCTTTTTTGGTGCAGCCAGAAACATCGAGCACGGCGGCTCTCTAACCATCATCGCAACTGCTCTAATAGACACTGGCTCACGTATGGATGAAGTAATATTTGAAGAGTTTAAAGGCACTGGTAACAGCGAGATCGTGCTTGACCGCAACATCTCAGACCGCAGAATTTACCCAGCTATCAACGTACTAAAATCAGGCACCAGAAAAGAAGAGCTACTTCAAAAACCTGATGAGCTTCAAAAGATTTGGGCTATCCGCTCTGCGATCGCCACAATGGACGACATCGAAGCGCTTAAATTCTTGTATGCAAAAATGTTAAAAACAAAAGACAACAAAGAGCTTCTCTCTATCCTAAACGAGTAA
- a CDS encoding porin family protein: MISSSNFGLKAGYDFDSFRVYGAYIYDFQAKKSLGDEDGTVIKWSTHKFIVGADYTPELTKDIKLVLGGYTGYLKLEMDIFDIHDGSEKANTNDWILGARIGAEYSINENNAVEFGLKADRTDYGKISKFDFVDTKETNVGLYMGYTYKF; encoded by the coding sequence TTGATAAGCTCATCAAATTTTGGACTAAAAGCTGGCTATGATTTTGATAGTTTTAGAGTTTATGGAGCTTACATTTACGACTTTCAAGCAAAAAAGTCACTTGGCGATGAAGACGGTACAGTAATAAAATGGAGTACACATAAATTTATAGTAGGCGCAGACTATACACCAGAGTTAACAAAGGACATAAAACTAGTTCTTGGTGGCTACACTGGCTACTTAAAGCTTGAAATGGATATATTTGACATTCATGATGGCTCGGAAAAAGCTAATACAAATGACTGGATACTAGGTGCAAGAATTGGTGCTGAATACTCTATCAATGAAAATAATGCAGTTGAGTTTGGTCTAAAAGCTGATAGAACTGACTATGGCAAGATCAGTAAATTTGATTTTGTTGACACAAAAGAGACAAATGTCGGTCTTTATATGGGATATACATATAAATTTTAA
- a CDS encoding GNAT family N-acetyltransferase, whose amino-acid sequence MKFQIRKATIDDIDVICELVRELASYENLSDQVTFTNEIFADSIFNKNHAKALVCESEGKVIGYAIYFYTFSTFLGLGGIHLEDIYVKKEFRNQGIGKAFFKFLAQICKDENLKRLEWCCLNWNEPSIKFYESMGAKNQSLEWRNYRLDGENLEKLINL is encoded by the coding sequence ATGAAATTTCAAATAAGAAAAGCAACTATTGACGATATAGACGTGATATGCGAGCTTGTAAGAGAGCTTGCTAGCTATGAGAATTTAAGCGATCAAGTCACTTTTACAAATGAAATTTTTGCAGACTCTATCTTTAATAAAAATCACGCAAAAGCCCTTGTCTGCGAGAGTGAGGGTAAGGTGATTGGCTATGCTATCTATTTTTACACATTTTCTACATTTTTAGGACTTGGTGGGATCCATCTTGAGGACATTTATGTCAAAAAAGAGTTTAGAAATCAAGGTATCGGCAAGGCATTTTTTAAATTTTTAGCTCAAATTTGCAAGGATGAAAATTTAAAAAGGCTTGAGTGGTGCTGCCTAAACTGGAATGAGCCAAGTATTAAATTTTATGAAAGTATGGGTGCTAAAAATCAATCACTTGAGTGGAGAAACTATCGCTTGGACGGCGAAAATTTAGAAAAGCTTATAAATTTATAG
- the nusA gene encoding transcription termination factor NusA: protein MERISDIIESIANEKNLEIEDVKERVIRALINTAKRVYGENYEYDVSIDANKNLKLYQKISIVANDDERLAEDNEHFLSLKEAKKIDSGVEIGDELTYELSLDNLGRTAAQTLHKELEYHIQRLVEEKILQKYNEMSGHMVFGPVVRVDNDENTFIEIDELRAILPRKNRIKGEKFKVGDVVKAVIRKVFTDKNLGIKVELSRTSPKFLEALLTSEVPEIKDGGIIIQGSARIPGERAKVALISTTPNIDPVGATVGTKGVRINAVSKELHGESIDVIEYTTEPAILVARAMAPAIITSVKIEENKAIVTLASEQKSKAIGKNGINIRLASMLTGYEIELNELGSKTSSNAENNEPIKDLKALFGDN from the coding sequence ATGGAAAGAATATCAGACATTATAGAGTCAATTGCCAATGAGAAAAATTTAGAGATAGAAGATGTAAAAGAGCGCGTCATAAGAGCCTTGATAAACACTGCAAAAAGGGTTTATGGCGAAAATTATGAGTATGACGTGAGCATCGATGCAAATAAAAATTTAAAGCTTTATCAAAAAATTTCAATCGTAGCAAACGACGATGAGAGGCTTGCTGAAGACAATGAGCACTTTTTAAGCTTAAAAGAGGCTAAAAAGATAGATAGTGGCGTAGAGATCGGCGATGAGCTCACTTACGAGCTAAGCCTTGATAACCTTGGCAGAACCGCAGCTCAAACGCTTCACAAAGAGCTTGAGTATCACATCCAGCGCCTAGTAGAAGAGAAAATTTTACAAAAATATAATGAGATGAGCGGACACATGGTCTTTGGACCAGTTGTTAGGGTAGATAACGATGAAAACACTTTTATCGAGATAGACGAGCTTCGTGCCATCTTACCACGTAAAAACCGCATAAAAGGCGAGAAATTTAAAGTAGGCGACGTGGTAAAAGCGGTCATTAGAAAAGTTTTTACAGATAAAAATTTAGGCATAAAGGTCGAACTTTCAAGGACTTCACCTAAATTTCTTGAAGCGCTGCTAACTTCAGAGGTGCCTGAGATAAAAGATGGCGGCATCATCATTCAAGGAAGTGCAAGGATCCCTGGCGAGAGAGCTAAAGTAGCACTCATCTCAACCACTCCAAACATCGATCCAGTCGGCGCAACTGTCGGTACAAAGGGCGTTAGGATAAATGCCGTAAGCAAAGAGCTTCATGGTGAGAGCATCGATGTGATCGAGTACACCACTGAGCCAGCGATCTTGGTAGCTCGCGCTATGGCACCTGCGATCATCACATCAGTAAAGATCGAAGAAAACAAGGCGATCGTGACACTTGCGAGCGAGCAAAAGAGCAAGGCGATCGGCAAAAACGGTATAAATATCCGCCTGGCAAGCATGCTAACTGGCTATGAGATCGAGCTAAATGAGCTTGGCTCAAAAACTAGTAGTAATGCAGAAAATAATGAGCCAATCAAAGACTTAAAAGCGCTTTTTGGTGATAACTAA
- a CDS encoding HP0268 family nuclease, with product MELKLARAELDAKPKTISLEKIEAAVEKEGQKIFYFDKENTHKQLIALVEHFEEKGLSVYHRTVKYGLDDSDYMYEVHIL from the coding sequence ATGGAGCTAAAACTTGCAAGAGCCGAATTAGACGCAAAACCAAAAACGATTTCACTAGAAAAAATAGAGGCGGCTGTCGAAAAAGAGGGTCAGAAAATTTTCTATTTTGATAAAGAAAACACACACAAACAACTAATCGCCTTAGTCGAGCATTTTGAAGAAAAAGGGCTAAGCGTCTATCACAGAACCGTAAAATACGGACTTGATGATAGCGACTACATGTATGAAGTGCATATACTTTAA
- the miaB gene encoding tRNA (N6-isopentenyl adenosine(37)-C2)-methylthiotransferase MiaB: MSKKLFIQTLGCAMNVRDSEHIIAELSQKEDYSLTQNIEEADLILINTCSVREKPVHKLFSEVGAFEKAKKRGAKIGVCGCTASHLGSEIFKRAPYVDFVLGARNVSKITKAVNTPKFISTDINHDESEYAFGEFRGSPYKSHINISIGCDKKCTYCIVPHTRGDEISIPSSLILKEVEKAANSGAKEIFLLGQNVNNYGKRFSGVQENIDFSDLLVKISEIDGVERIRFTSPHPLHMDDKFLEIFTNNPKICKSMHMPLQSGNTKVLREMKRGYTKEWFLDRALRLRKMCPDVSISTDIIVAFPGESDSEFEDTMDVLEQVRFEQIFSFKYSPRPLTKAATFTNQIDDKTASERLTRLQNRHNEILDEIVAAQKDKIFDVYFEELRANGGVAGRSFNNFLVQVDGSEELLGTTQKIKITNPKRMVLYGELQI; the protein is encoded by the coding sequence ATGAGCAAAAAACTCTTTATCCAAACTTTAGGCTGTGCTATGAATGTTCGTGACAGCGAGCATATCATAGCTGAGCTCTCACAAAAAGAAGACTACTCCTTAACACAAAATATAGAAGAAGCTGATTTAATCCTTATAAATACTTGCTCGGTTCGTGAAAAGCCAGTTCATAAGCTCTTTAGCGAGGTCGGAGCCTTTGAAAAAGCTAAAAAAAGAGGGGCAAAGATAGGCGTTTGTGGCTGCACTGCTAGCCATTTGGGTAGTGAAATTTTTAAGCGCGCACCTTATGTTGATTTTGTTCTTGGCGCAAGAAATGTCAGCAAGATCACAAAAGCTGTAAATACGCCTAAATTTATCTCAACCGACATCAATCACGACGAGAGCGAATACGCATTTGGCGAATTTAGAGGCTCGCCATATAAAAGCCACATCAACATCTCGATCGGCTGCGACAAAAAGTGCACCTATTGCATCGTCCCACACACCAGAGGCGATGAAATTTCCATCCCTTCAAGTCTCATCTTAAAAGAGGTAGAAAAGGCTGCAAACAGCGGCGCAAAAGAGATATTTTTACTAGGACAAAATGTCAATAACTACGGTAAAAGATTTTCAGGAGTGCAAGAAAATATCGATTTTAGTGATCTGTTAGTAAAGATAAGCGAGATAGATGGCGTTGAGAGGATAAGATTTACAAGCCCACACCCACTTCACATGGATGATAAATTTCTTGAAATTTTCACTAATAATCCAAAAATTTGCAAGTCTATGCACATGCCACTTCAAAGCGGAAATACCAAAGTTTTACGCGAGATGAAGCGTGGATACACAAAAGAGTGGTTTTTAGACCGTGCGCTAAGACTTAGAAAGATGTGTCCAGATGTGAGCATCTCAACTGATATCATTGTCGCATTTCCGGGCGAGAGTGATAGCGAGTTTGAAGATACAATGGATGTGCTTGAGCAAGTTAGATTTGAGCAAATTTTTAGCTTTAAGTATTCGCCTCGTCCGCTTACAAAGGCAGCTACTTTCACAAATCAAATAGATGATAAAACCGCTTCAGAAAGGCTTACTCGCCTACAAAATCGCCACAATGAAATTTTAGACGAGATCGTAGCGGCACAAAAAGATAAAATTTTTGATGTATATTTTGAAGAGCTAAGAGCAAATGGCGGCGTTGCTGGGCGAAGCTTTAATAACTTTTTAGTTCAAGTTGATGGAAGCGAAGAGCTTCTTGGCACTACACAAAAAATCAAGATCACAAACCCAAAACGAATGGTTTTGTATGGCGAGCTGCAAATTTAA
- a CDS encoding lysophospholipid acyltransferase family protein yields MASCKFKNTLEKLALNVGVFFIYILMWLIFLTCKKSYTPNFLPQNGCVVVFWHGRLSFMSFAYRRWWSKQNRKQGKVIISDHKDGELITRIIKFFGIGTIRGSSSKGGARALIEALREIKQGYDVIITPDGPRGPRHSVADGAAVIAQKSSCEIYALNFEASSFLEFKSWDKMILPKPFSTINFSLSAPFSVKNLEQKEAKEKIQNELWQASQNDGGKSVKQNQEDFRSNLKIWWKKYAHKNPQISDEIKEILDEIYEK; encoded by the coding sequence ATGGCGAGCTGCAAATTTAAAAATACCCTTGAAAAGCTCGCCCTAAATGTTGGCGTCTTTTTCATCTACATTTTGATGTGGCTCATTTTTCTAACTTGCAAAAAGAGCTACACTCCAAATTTCTTGCCACAAAATGGCTGTGTCGTCGTCTTTTGGCACGGCAGGCTTAGCTTTATGAGCTTTGCTTACAGGCGCTGGTGGAGCAAGCAAAATAGAAAACAAGGTAAGGTGATAATCAGCGATCACAAAGATGGCGAGCTAATCACTAGAATAATCAAATTTTTTGGTATCGGCACCATTAGAGGCAGTAGCTCAAAAGGCGGCGCAAGGGCGCTTATAGAAGCCCTAAGAGAGATAAAGCAAGGCTACGACGTCATCATTACACCAGATGGCCCACGCGGACCAAGGCACAGCGTGGCAGACGGAGCTGCTGTGATCGCACAAAAGTCATCTTGCGAAATTTATGCTCTAAATTTTGAAGCAAGCTCGTTTTTGGAGTTTAAAAGCTGGGATAAGATGATACTTCCAAAGCCATTTTCAACTATAAATTTTAGCCTCTCAGCCCCTTTTAGTGTGAAAAATTTGGAGCAAAAAGAGGCAAAAGAGAAGATACAAAACGAGCTTTGGCAAGCCTCGCAAAATGACGGCGGTAAGAGCGTGAAGCAAAACCAAGAGGATTTTAGATCAAATTTAAAAATTTGGTGGAAAAAATATGCGCATAAAAATCCACAAATAAGCGATGAGATAAAAGAAATTTTGGACGAAATTTATGAAAAATAA